From one Pieris brassicae chromosome 5, ilPieBrab1.1, whole genome shotgun sequence genomic stretch:
- the LOC123710394 gene encoding uncharacterized protein LOC123710394 isoform X2: MLNCLKLSVDSVIPTTYLLYVDVVCYTKKLKMVTKTPVEQHGSGLYISGGDPVARIAHLEHSVRFLQEQHRLMLSGLHAEIESLRERNRDLQFQLIFNKEPAKNSSTSDENENLVSSLRREVERLEREAAAARAEATACSHDLLGLQRLVDEQANKLRSLEEEATESEEGESAGALRARLGEAERLVRRLRADAERQRREVLGGAGVTNLLFDGAPAHHAHLQCMKSSLMRAGAVDAFGFPTMPAPYLHTADFWREPLREEYSMRGGGRQRRPNTLPALAVLPQQPRPPAYAHNLRARGYTERVKKSQTLNGESYTGKSPEETDHPRINPVITDNLQKINPEATYPELKIVVTKIIPHGNVNTSSSLTGARPRARRTHRKHASEHT; the protein is encoded by the exons ATGCTAAACTGCCTAAAATTAAGTGTAGATAGTGTAATTCCTACAACGTATTTGTtatatgttgatgttgtttgttatacaaaaaaattaaaaatg gTGACAAAGACACCTGTAGAGCAACATGGCAGCGGGCTGTACATCAGTGGAGGTGACCCAGTCGCGAGGATCGCCCACCTCGAGCACAGCGTTCGGTTCCTGCAGGAGCAACACCGCCTGATGCTCAGTGGCCTTCATGCCGAAATCGAGTCATTGCGAGAGAGAAATAGAG ACTTACAATTTCAACTGATATTCAACAAAGAGCCTGCGAAAAATAGCTCGACTAGTGATGAAAACGAAAACCTG GTGTCATCTCTGCGACGAGAGGTTGAGCGGTTGGAAAGGGAGGCAGCAGCAGCTCGAGCTGAAGCTACAGCCTGCTCCCACGACTTATTGGGGCTGCAACGCCTTGTCGACGAACAGGCCAA CAAGCTGCGGTCTCTAGAGGAGGAAGCAACGGAAAGTGAGGAAGGGGAAAGCGCTGGGGCTCTACGCGCGCGGCTGGGCGAAGCAGAGCGGCTGGTCCGGAGGCTTCGAGCGGACGCCGAGCGGCAGCGCAGAGAGGTACTCGGGGGCGCGGGCGTCACCAACCTACTGTTCGACGGCGCGCCCGCACACCACGCGCAC TTGCAGTGTATGAAAAGCTCGCTGATGCGCGCAGGCGCAGTCGACGCATTTGGCTTTCCCACTATGCCAGCCCCATACCTCCATACAGCAGATTTTTGGAGAGAGCCTTTGAGAGA AGAGTACAGCATGCGAGGTGGAGGACGACAAAGACGACCCAACACACTTCCAGCACTCGCAGTCCTACCACAGCAGCCCCGCCCACCCGCATATGCTCACA ATTTGCGAGCGCGGGGATATACAGAAAGAGTAAAAAAGTCGCAAACACTGAACGGAGAGTCCTATACTGGAAAGAGCCCGGAAGAGACAG ATCACCCACGAATAAATCCAGTTATAACAGATAATTTACAGAAAATCAACCCTGAGGCCACATATCCCGAATTAAAAATTGTGGTCACTAAAATAATTCCACACGGAAATG TTAACACATCGTCGTCGCTAACGGGCGCGCGGCCGCGAGCTCGTCGCACGCACCGCAAACACGCATCCGAGCACACGTAA
- the LOC123710394 gene encoding uncharacterized protein LOC123710394 isoform X9 produces MLSGLHAEIESLRERNRDLQFQLIFNKEPAKNSSTSDENENLVSSLRREVERLEREAAAARAEATACSHDLLGLQRLVDEQANKLRSLEEEATESEEGESAGALRARLGEAERLVRRLRADAERQRREVLGGAGVTNLLFDGAPAHHAHLQCMKSSLMRAGAVDAFGFPTMPAPYLHTADFWREPLREEYSMRGGGRQRRPNTLPALAVLPQQPRPPAYAHSYFTDLRARGYTERVKKSQTLNGESYTGKSPEETDHPRINPVITDNLQKINPEATYPELKIVVTKIIPHGNVNTSSSLTGARPRARRTHRKHASEHT; encoded by the exons ATGCTCAGTGGCCTTCATGCCGAAATCGAGTCATTGCGAGAGAGAAATAGAG ACTTACAATTTCAACTGATATTCAACAAAGAGCCTGCGAAAAATAGCTCGACTAGTGATGAAAACGAAAACCTG GTGTCATCTCTGCGACGAGAGGTTGAGCGGTTGGAAAGGGAGGCAGCAGCAGCTCGAGCTGAAGCTACAGCCTGCTCCCACGACTTATTGGGGCTGCAACGCCTTGTCGACGAACAGGCCAA CAAGCTGCGGTCTCTAGAGGAGGAAGCAACGGAAAGTGAGGAAGGGGAAAGCGCTGGGGCTCTACGCGCGCGGCTGGGCGAAGCAGAGCGGCTGGTCCGGAGGCTTCGAGCGGACGCCGAGCGGCAGCGCAGAGAGGTACTCGGGGGCGCGGGCGTCACCAACCTACTGTTCGACGGCGCGCCCGCACACCACGCGCAC TTGCAGTGTATGAAAAGCTCGCTGATGCGCGCAGGCGCAGTCGACGCATTTGGCTTTCCCACTATGCCAGCCCCATACCTCCATACAGCAGATTTTTGGAGAGAGCCTTTGAGAGA AGAGTACAGCATGCGAGGTGGAGGACGACAAAGACGACCCAACACACTTCCAGCACTCGCAGTCCTACCACAGCAGCCCCGCCCACCCGCATATGCTCACA GCTATTTCACAGATTTGCGAGCGCGGGGATATACAGAAAGAGTAAAAAAGTCGCAAACACTGAACGGAGAGTCCTATACTGGAAAGAGCCCGGAAGAGACAG ATCACCCACGAATAAATCCAGTTATAACAGATAATTTACAGAAAATCAACCCTGAGGCCACATATCCCGAATTAAAAATTGTGGTCACTAAAATAATTCCACACGGAAATG TTAACACATCGTCGTCGCTAACGGGCGCGCGGCCGCGAGCTCGTCGCACGCACCGCAAACACGCATCCGAGCACACGTAA
- the LOC123710394 gene encoding uncharacterized protein LOC123710394 isoform X7: protein MLNCLKLSVDSVIPTTYLLYVDVVCYTKKLKMVTKTPVEQHGSGLYISGGDPVARIAHLEHSVRFLQEQHRLMLSGLHAEIESLRERNRDLQFQLIFNKEPAKNSSTSDENENLVSSLRREVERLEREAAAARAEATACSHDLLGLQRLVDEQANKLRSLEEEATESEEGESAGALRARLGEAERLVRRLRADAERQRREVLGGAGVTNLLFDGAPAHHAHLQCMKSSLMRAGAVDAFGFPTMPAPYLHTADFWREPLREEYSMRGGGRQRRPNTLPALAVLPQQPRPPAYAHNLRARGYTERVKKSQTLNGESYTGKSPEETVNTSSSLTGARPRARRTHRKHASEHT from the exons ATGCTAAACTGCCTAAAATTAAGTGTAGATAGTGTAATTCCTACAACGTATTTGTtatatgttgatgttgtttgttatacaaaaaaattaaaaatg gTGACAAAGACACCTGTAGAGCAACATGGCAGCGGGCTGTACATCAGTGGAGGTGACCCAGTCGCGAGGATCGCCCACCTCGAGCACAGCGTTCGGTTCCTGCAGGAGCAACACCGCCTGATGCTCAGTGGCCTTCATGCCGAAATCGAGTCATTGCGAGAGAGAAATAGAG ACTTACAATTTCAACTGATATTCAACAAAGAGCCTGCGAAAAATAGCTCGACTAGTGATGAAAACGAAAACCTG GTGTCATCTCTGCGACGAGAGGTTGAGCGGTTGGAAAGGGAGGCAGCAGCAGCTCGAGCTGAAGCTACAGCCTGCTCCCACGACTTATTGGGGCTGCAACGCCTTGTCGACGAACAGGCCAA CAAGCTGCGGTCTCTAGAGGAGGAAGCAACGGAAAGTGAGGAAGGGGAAAGCGCTGGGGCTCTACGCGCGCGGCTGGGCGAAGCAGAGCGGCTGGTCCGGAGGCTTCGAGCGGACGCCGAGCGGCAGCGCAGAGAGGTACTCGGGGGCGCGGGCGTCACCAACCTACTGTTCGACGGCGCGCCCGCACACCACGCGCAC TTGCAGTGTATGAAAAGCTCGCTGATGCGCGCAGGCGCAGTCGACGCATTTGGCTTTCCCACTATGCCAGCCCCATACCTCCATACAGCAGATTTTTGGAGAGAGCCTTTGAGAGA AGAGTACAGCATGCGAGGTGGAGGACGACAAAGACGACCCAACACACTTCCAGCACTCGCAGTCCTACCACAGCAGCCCCGCCCACCCGCATATGCTCACA ATTTGCGAGCGCGGGGATATACAGAAAGAGTAAAAAAGTCGCAAACACTGAACGGAGAGTCCTATACTGGAAAGAGCCCGGAAGAGACAG TTAACACATCGTCGTCGCTAACGGGCGCGCGGCCGCGAGCTCGTCGCACGCACCGCAAACACGCATCCGAGCACACGTAA
- the LOC123710394 gene encoding uncharacterized protein LOC123710394 isoform X3, with product MASKVLVPGVPFASLQGKVTKTPVEQHGSGLYISGGDPVARIAHLEHSVRFLQEQHRLMLSGLHAEIESLRERNRDLQFQLIFNKEPAKNSSTSDENENLVSSLRREVERLEREAAAARAEATACSHDLLGLQRLVDEQANKLRSLEEEATESEEGESAGALRARLGEAERLVRRLRADAERQRREVLGGAGVTNLLFDGAPAHHAHLQCMKSSLMRAGAVDAFGFPTMPAPYLHTADFWREPLREEYSMRGGGRQRRPNTLPALAVLPQQPRPPAYAHSYFTDLRARGYTERVKKSQTLNGESYTGKSPEETDHPRINPVITDNLQKINPEATYPELKIVVTKIIPHGNVNTSSSLTGARPRARRTHRKHASEHT from the exons ATGGCCTCGAAGGTACTCGTGCCTGGAGTGCCTTTCGCTTCGCTCCAGGGAAAG gTGACAAAGACACCTGTAGAGCAACATGGCAGCGGGCTGTACATCAGTGGAGGTGACCCAGTCGCGAGGATCGCCCACCTCGAGCACAGCGTTCGGTTCCTGCAGGAGCAACACCGCCTGATGCTCAGTGGCCTTCATGCCGAAATCGAGTCATTGCGAGAGAGAAATAGAG ACTTACAATTTCAACTGATATTCAACAAAGAGCCTGCGAAAAATAGCTCGACTAGTGATGAAAACGAAAACCTG GTGTCATCTCTGCGACGAGAGGTTGAGCGGTTGGAAAGGGAGGCAGCAGCAGCTCGAGCTGAAGCTACAGCCTGCTCCCACGACTTATTGGGGCTGCAACGCCTTGTCGACGAACAGGCCAA CAAGCTGCGGTCTCTAGAGGAGGAAGCAACGGAAAGTGAGGAAGGGGAAAGCGCTGGGGCTCTACGCGCGCGGCTGGGCGAAGCAGAGCGGCTGGTCCGGAGGCTTCGAGCGGACGCCGAGCGGCAGCGCAGAGAGGTACTCGGGGGCGCGGGCGTCACCAACCTACTGTTCGACGGCGCGCCCGCACACCACGCGCAC TTGCAGTGTATGAAAAGCTCGCTGATGCGCGCAGGCGCAGTCGACGCATTTGGCTTTCCCACTATGCCAGCCCCATACCTCCATACAGCAGATTTTTGGAGAGAGCCTTTGAGAGA AGAGTACAGCATGCGAGGTGGAGGACGACAAAGACGACCCAACACACTTCCAGCACTCGCAGTCCTACCACAGCAGCCCCGCCCACCCGCATATGCTCACA GCTATTTCACAGATTTGCGAGCGCGGGGATATACAGAAAGAGTAAAAAAGTCGCAAACACTGAACGGAGAGTCCTATACTGGAAAGAGCCCGGAAGAGACAG ATCACCCACGAATAAATCCAGTTATAACAGATAATTTACAGAAAATCAACCCTGAGGCCACATATCCCGAATTAAAAATTGTGGTCACTAAAATAATTCCACACGGAAATG TTAACACATCGTCGTCGCTAACGGGCGCGCGGCCGCGAGCTCGTCGCACGCACCGCAAACACGCATCCGAGCACACGTAA
- the LOC123710394 gene encoding uncharacterized protein LOC123710394 isoform X4 codes for MLNCLKLSVDSVIPTTYLLYVDVVCYTKKLKMVTKTPVEQHGSGLYISGGDPVARIAHLEHSVRFLQEQHRLMLSGLHAEIESLRERNRDLQFQLIFNKEPAKNSSTSDENENLVSSLRREVERLEREAAAARAEATACSHDLLGLQRLVDEQANKLRSLEEEATESEEGESAGALRARLGEAERLVRRLRADAERQRRELQCMKSSLMRAGAVDAFGFPTMPAPYLHTADFWREPLREEYSMRGGGRQRRPNTLPALAVLPQQPRPPAYAHSYFTDLRARGYTERVKKSQTLNGESYTGKSPEETDHPRINPVITDNLQKINPEATYPELKIVVTKIIPHGNVNTSSSLTGARPRARRTHRKHASEHT; via the exons ATGCTAAACTGCCTAAAATTAAGTGTAGATAGTGTAATTCCTACAACGTATTTGTtatatgttgatgttgtttgttatacaaaaaaattaaaaatg gTGACAAAGACACCTGTAGAGCAACATGGCAGCGGGCTGTACATCAGTGGAGGTGACCCAGTCGCGAGGATCGCCCACCTCGAGCACAGCGTTCGGTTCCTGCAGGAGCAACACCGCCTGATGCTCAGTGGCCTTCATGCCGAAATCGAGTCATTGCGAGAGAGAAATAGAG ACTTACAATTTCAACTGATATTCAACAAAGAGCCTGCGAAAAATAGCTCGACTAGTGATGAAAACGAAAACCTG GTGTCATCTCTGCGACGAGAGGTTGAGCGGTTGGAAAGGGAGGCAGCAGCAGCTCGAGCTGAAGCTACAGCCTGCTCCCACGACTTATTGGGGCTGCAACGCCTTGTCGACGAACAGGCCAA CAAGCTGCGGTCTCTAGAGGAGGAAGCAACGGAAAGTGAGGAAGGGGAAAGCGCTGGGGCTCTACGCGCGCGGCTGGGCGAAGCAGAGCGGCTGGTCCGGAGGCTTCGAGCGGACGCCGAGCGGCAGCGCAGAGAG TTGCAGTGTATGAAAAGCTCGCTGATGCGCGCAGGCGCAGTCGACGCATTTGGCTTTCCCACTATGCCAGCCCCATACCTCCATACAGCAGATTTTTGGAGAGAGCCTTTGAGAGA AGAGTACAGCATGCGAGGTGGAGGACGACAAAGACGACCCAACACACTTCCAGCACTCGCAGTCCTACCACAGCAGCCCCGCCCACCCGCATATGCTCACA GCTATTTCACAGATTTGCGAGCGCGGGGATATACAGAAAGAGTAAAAAAGTCGCAAACACTGAACGGAGAGTCCTATACTGGAAAGAGCCCGGAAGAGACAG ATCACCCACGAATAAATCCAGTTATAACAGATAATTTACAGAAAATCAACCCTGAGGCCACATATCCCGAATTAAAAATTGTGGTCACTAAAATAATTCCACACGGAAATG TTAACACATCGTCGTCGCTAACGGGCGCGCGGCCGCGAGCTCGTCGCACGCACCGCAAACACGCATCCGAGCACACGTAA
- the LOC123710394 gene encoding uncharacterized protein LOC123710394 isoform X5 codes for MLNCLKLSVDSVIPTTYLLYVDVVCYTKKLKMVTKTPVEQHGSGLYISGGDPVARIAHLEHSVRFLQEQHRLMLSGLHAEIESLRERNRDLQFQLIFNKEPAKNSSTSDENENLVSSLRREVERLEREAAAARAEATACSHDLLGLQRLVDEQANKLRSLEEEATESEEGESAGALRARLGEAERLVRRLRADAERQRREVLGGAGVTNLLFDGAPAHHAHLQCMKSSLMRAGAVDAFGFPTMPAPYLHTADFWREPLREEYSMRGGGRQRRPNTLPALAVLPQQPRPPAYAHNHPRINPVITDNLQKINPEATYPELKIVVTKIIPHGNVNTSSSLTGARPRARRTHRKHASEHT; via the exons ATGCTAAACTGCCTAAAATTAAGTGTAGATAGTGTAATTCCTACAACGTATTTGTtatatgttgatgttgtttgttatacaaaaaaattaaaaatg gTGACAAAGACACCTGTAGAGCAACATGGCAGCGGGCTGTACATCAGTGGAGGTGACCCAGTCGCGAGGATCGCCCACCTCGAGCACAGCGTTCGGTTCCTGCAGGAGCAACACCGCCTGATGCTCAGTGGCCTTCATGCCGAAATCGAGTCATTGCGAGAGAGAAATAGAG ACTTACAATTTCAACTGATATTCAACAAAGAGCCTGCGAAAAATAGCTCGACTAGTGATGAAAACGAAAACCTG GTGTCATCTCTGCGACGAGAGGTTGAGCGGTTGGAAAGGGAGGCAGCAGCAGCTCGAGCTGAAGCTACAGCCTGCTCCCACGACTTATTGGGGCTGCAACGCCTTGTCGACGAACAGGCCAA CAAGCTGCGGTCTCTAGAGGAGGAAGCAACGGAAAGTGAGGAAGGGGAAAGCGCTGGGGCTCTACGCGCGCGGCTGGGCGAAGCAGAGCGGCTGGTCCGGAGGCTTCGAGCGGACGCCGAGCGGCAGCGCAGAGAGGTACTCGGGGGCGCGGGCGTCACCAACCTACTGTTCGACGGCGCGCCCGCACACCACGCGCAC TTGCAGTGTATGAAAAGCTCGCTGATGCGCGCAGGCGCAGTCGACGCATTTGGCTTTCCCACTATGCCAGCCCCATACCTCCATACAGCAGATTTTTGGAGAGAGCCTTTGAGAGA AGAGTACAGCATGCGAGGTGGAGGACGACAAAGACGACCCAACACACTTCCAGCACTCGCAGTCCTACCACAGCAGCCCCGCCCACCCGCATATGCTCACA ATCACCCACGAATAAATCCAGTTATAACAGATAATTTACAGAAAATCAACCCTGAGGCCACATATCCCGAATTAAAAATTGTGGTCACTAAAATAATTCCACACGGAAATG TTAACACATCGTCGTCGCTAACGGGCGCGCGGCCGCGAGCTCGTCGCACGCACCGCAAACACGCATCCGAGCACACGTAA
- the LOC123710394 gene encoding uncharacterized protein LOC123710394 isoform X1, whose amino-acid sequence MLNCLKLSVDSVIPTTYLLYVDVVCYTKKLKMVTKTPVEQHGSGLYISGGDPVARIAHLEHSVRFLQEQHRLMLSGLHAEIESLRERNRDLQFQLIFNKEPAKNSSTSDENENLVSSLRREVERLEREAAAARAEATACSHDLLGLQRLVDEQANKLRSLEEEATESEEGESAGALRARLGEAERLVRRLRADAERQRREVLGGAGVTNLLFDGAPAHHAHLQCMKSSLMRAGAVDAFGFPTMPAPYLHTADFWREPLREEYSMRGGGRQRRPNTLPALAVLPQQPRPPAYAHSYFTDLRARGYTERVKKSQTLNGESYTGKSPEETDHPRINPVITDNLQKINPEATYPELKIVVTKIIPHGNVNTSSSLTGARPRARRTHRKHASEHT is encoded by the exons ATGCTAAACTGCCTAAAATTAAGTGTAGATAGTGTAATTCCTACAACGTATTTGTtatatgttgatgttgtttgttatacaaaaaaattaaaaatg gTGACAAAGACACCTGTAGAGCAACATGGCAGCGGGCTGTACATCAGTGGAGGTGACCCAGTCGCGAGGATCGCCCACCTCGAGCACAGCGTTCGGTTCCTGCAGGAGCAACACCGCCTGATGCTCAGTGGCCTTCATGCCGAAATCGAGTCATTGCGAGAGAGAAATAGAG ACTTACAATTTCAACTGATATTCAACAAAGAGCCTGCGAAAAATAGCTCGACTAGTGATGAAAACGAAAACCTG GTGTCATCTCTGCGACGAGAGGTTGAGCGGTTGGAAAGGGAGGCAGCAGCAGCTCGAGCTGAAGCTACAGCCTGCTCCCACGACTTATTGGGGCTGCAACGCCTTGTCGACGAACAGGCCAA CAAGCTGCGGTCTCTAGAGGAGGAAGCAACGGAAAGTGAGGAAGGGGAAAGCGCTGGGGCTCTACGCGCGCGGCTGGGCGAAGCAGAGCGGCTGGTCCGGAGGCTTCGAGCGGACGCCGAGCGGCAGCGCAGAGAGGTACTCGGGGGCGCGGGCGTCACCAACCTACTGTTCGACGGCGCGCCCGCACACCACGCGCAC TTGCAGTGTATGAAAAGCTCGCTGATGCGCGCAGGCGCAGTCGACGCATTTGGCTTTCCCACTATGCCAGCCCCATACCTCCATACAGCAGATTTTTGGAGAGAGCCTTTGAGAGA AGAGTACAGCATGCGAGGTGGAGGACGACAAAGACGACCCAACACACTTCCAGCACTCGCAGTCCTACCACAGCAGCCCCGCCCACCCGCATATGCTCACA GCTATTTCACAGATTTGCGAGCGCGGGGATATACAGAAAGAGTAAAAAAGTCGCAAACACTGAACGGAGAGTCCTATACTGGAAAGAGCCCGGAAGAGACAG ATCACCCACGAATAAATCCAGTTATAACAGATAATTTACAGAAAATCAACCCTGAGGCCACATATCCCGAATTAAAAATTGTGGTCACTAAAATAATTCCACACGGAAATG TTAACACATCGTCGTCGCTAACGGGCGCGCGGCCGCGAGCTCGTCGCACGCACCGCAAACACGCATCCGAGCACACGTAA
- the LOC123710394 gene encoding uncharacterized protein LOC123710394 isoform X6, whose product MLNCLKLSVDSVIPTTYLLYVDVVCYTKKLKMVTKTPVEQHGSGLYISGGDPVARIAHLEHSVRFLQEQHRLMLSGLHAEIESLRERNRDLQFQLIFNKEPAKNSSTSDENENLVSSLRREVERLEREAAAARAEATACSHDLLGLQRLVDEQANKLRSLEEEATESEEGESAGALRARLGEAERLVRRLRADAERQRREVLGGAGVTNLLFDGAPAHHAHLQCMKSSLMRAGAVDAFGFPTMPAPYLHTADFWREPLREEYSMRGGGRQRRPNTLPALAVLPQQPRPPAYAHSYFTDLRARGYTERVKKSQTLNGESYTGKSPEETVNTSSSLTGARPRARRTHRKHASEHT is encoded by the exons ATGCTAAACTGCCTAAAATTAAGTGTAGATAGTGTAATTCCTACAACGTATTTGTtatatgttgatgttgtttgttatacaaaaaaattaaaaatg gTGACAAAGACACCTGTAGAGCAACATGGCAGCGGGCTGTACATCAGTGGAGGTGACCCAGTCGCGAGGATCGCCCACCTCGAGCACAGCGTTCGGTTCCTGCAGGAGCAACACCGCCTGATGCTCAGTGGCCTTCATGCCGAAATCGAGTCATTGCGAGAGAGAAATAGAG ACTTACAATTTCAACTGATATTCAACAAAGAGCCTGCGAAAAATAGCTCGACTAGTGATGAAAACGAAAACCTG GTGTCATCTCTGCGACGAGAGGTTGAGCGGTTGGAAAGGGAGGCAGCAGCAGCTCGAGCTGAAGCTACAGCCTGCTCCCACGACTTATTGGGGCTGCAACGCCTTGTCGACGAACAGGCCAA CAAGCTGCGGTCTCTAGAGGAGGAAGCAACGGAAAGTGAGGAAGGGGAAAGCGCTGGGGCTCTACGCGCGCGGCTGGGCGAAGCAGAGCGGCTGGTCCGGAGGCTTCGAGCGGACGCCGAGCGGCAGCGCAGAGAGGTACTCGGGGGCGCGGGCGTCACCAACCTACTGTTCGACGGCGCGCCCGCACACCACGCGCAC TTGCAGTGTATGAAAAGCTCGCTGATGCGCGCAGGCGCAGTCGACGCATTTGGCTTTCCCACTATGCCAGCCCCATACCTCCATACAGCAGATTTTTGGAGAGAGCCTTTGAGAGA AGAGTACAGCATGCGAGGTGGAGGACGACAAAGACGACCCAACACACTTCCAGCACTCGCAGTCCTACCACAGCAGCCCCGCCCACCCGCATATGCTCACA GCTATTTCACAGATTTGCGAGCGCGGGGATATACAGAAAGAGTAAAAAAGTCGCAAACACTGAACGGAGAGTCCTATACTGGAAAGAGCCCGGAAGAGACAG TTAACACATCGTCGTCGCTAACGGGCGCGCGGCCGCGAGCTCGTCGCACGCACCGCAAACACGCATCCGAGCACACGTAA
- the LOC123710394 gene encoding uncharacterized protein LOC123710394 isoform X8 has protein sequence MLNCLKLSVDSVIPTTYLLYVDVVCYTKKLKMVTKTPVEQHGSGLYISGGDPVARIAHLEHSVRFLQEQHRLMLSGLHAEIESLRERNRDLQFQLIFNKEPAKNSSTSDENENLVSSLRREVERLEREAAAARAEATACSHDLLGLQRLVDEQANKLRSLEEEATESEEGESAGALRARLGEAERLVRRLRADAERQRREVLGGAGVTNLLFDGAPAHHAHLQCMKSSLMRAGAVDAFGFPTMPAPYLHTADFWREPLREEYSMRGGGRQRRPNTLPALAVLPQQPRPPAYAHINTSSSLTGARPRARRTHRKHASEHT, from the exons ATGCTAAACTGCCTAAAATTAAGTGTAGATAGTGTAATTCCTACAACGTATTTGTtatatgttgatgttgtttgttatacaaaaaaattaaaaatg gTGACAAAGACACCTGTAGAGCAACATGGCAGCGGGCTGTACATCAGTGGAGGTGACCCAGTCGCGAGGATCGCCCACCTCGAGCACAGCGTTCGGTTCCTGCAGGAGCAACACCGCCTGATGCTCAGTGGCCTTCATGCCGAAATCGAGTCATTGCGAGAGAGAAATAGAG ACTTACAATTTCAACTGATATTCAACAAAGAGCCTGCGAAAAATAGCTCGACTAGTGATGAAAACGAAAACCTG GTGTCATCTCTGCGACGAGAGGTTGAGCGGTTGGAAAGGGAGGCAGCAGCAGCTCGAGCTGAAGCTACAGCCTGCTCCCACGACTTATTGGGGCTGCAACGCCTTGTCGACGAACAGGCCAA CAAGCTGCGGTCTCTAGAGGAGGAAGCAACGGAAAGTGAGGAAGGGGAAAGCGCTGGGGCTCTACGCGCGCGGCTGGGCGAAGCAGAGCGGCTGGTCCGGAGGCTTCGAGCGGACGCCGAGCGGCAGCGCAGAGAGGTACTCGGGGGCGCGGGCGTCACCAACCTACTGTTCGACGGCGCGCCCGCACACCACGCGCAC TTGCAGTGTATGAAAAGCTCGCTGATGCGCGCAGGCGCAGTCGACGCATTTGGCTTTCCCACTATGCCAGCCCCATACCTCCATACAGCAGATTTTTGGAGAGAGCCTTTGAGAGA AGAGTACAGCATGCGAGGTGGAGGACGACAAAGACGACCCAACACACTTCCAGCACTCGCAGTCCTACCACAGCAGCCCCGCCCACCCGCATATGCTCACA TTAACACATCGTCGTCGCTAACGGGCGCGCGGCCGCGAGCTCGTCGCACGCACCGCAAACACGCATCCGAGCACACGTAA